A window from Roseburia sp. 499 encodes these proteins:
- a CDS encoding VanZ family protein, with protein sequence MEQYILAIKMGVAHFPVIATFLIIPILLFQVISTKKLNLVRVGMCFLFLFYMMCTYALIIFPLPDAATAETLSSHNIQLIPFHFIADIVRETPFEISNIHTYLPALFHRTILQVVLNVVMVIPFGMFLAYYFNFNTRKVALSSFLLSCFFELSQLTGLFFMFSGSYRLCDVDDLMANTLGGIIGCLLVQLCSKWLPNLRRFDIDILKPLRSLKHRPV encoded by the coding sequence ATGGAACAATATATATTAGCTATAAAAATGGGAGTGGCACATTTTCCGGTTATCGCCACATTTCTCATCATTCCAATCCTGCTTTTTCAGGTGATTTCAACCAAAAAATTAAATCTTGTCCGCGTTGGAATGTGTTTTCTATTTCTATTTTATATGATGTGCACCTATGCATTGATTATTTTTCCATTGCCGGATGCAGCAACCGCAGAAACGCTTTCTTCTCACAATATACAACTTATTCCGTTTCACTTCATTGCTGACATCGTGAGAGAAACTCCTTTTGAAATTAGTAATATTCACACCTATTTACCGGCACTTTTTCATAGAACAATATTACAGGTAGTCCTCAACGTTGTAATGGTAATTCCTTTCGGTATGTTTTTAGCTTATTATTTTAACTTCAATACCAGAAAAGTTGCTCTTTCCTCCTTCTTGTTAAGTTGCTTTTTTGAACTGAGCCAGCTCACCGGTTTGTTCTTTATGTTCTCCGGTTCATATCGCCTGTGTGATGTAGATGACTTAATGGCAAATACTTTAGGCGGAATCATCGGATGCCTGCTGGTACAGCTTTGCAGCAAATGGCTGCCAAATCTGAGACGCTTTGATATTGATATACTAAAACCTTTACGTAGCTTAAAGCACCGCCCGGTATAG